One Luteimonas sp. MC1825 DNA segment encodes these proteins:
- a CDS encoding monovalent cation/H+ antiporter subunit D, translating to MSQLPILPILLPLLGGALSLFVEHRRVGTVVQRSVGWISMLATFAAAVMLVARAGNGEVMVYLVGDWPARIGIALVVDRLAALMVLATSLLAAACLLHACSGWDRRAPHFHALFQFQLVGLNGAFLTGDIFNLFVFFEVMLIASYGLLLSGGRGVRMSAGLHYVVFNVASATLFLIALGLVYGLFGTLNMAELAVRVAELPARDLPLAKATLGLLLVVFCAKAALLPLYLWLPETYTRAPAAVAALFVIMTKVGIYAVLRVGSLLLGEPAGALAGYGWGWMLPAAIAGLVLSALGVMAATRLRVLVVYLVLVSATTLFIAFGLREPGTIAAGLYYLVHSSFVAAALFLIADLVRRGRGDAGDALRAFAPAPGVRTMAGVMFLVAGVSIAGLPPLSGFIGKTLLLQAVPDAAVRWAWPVILGSSMLVVVGMTRAGTRIFWKPAPIAAAAAEHAASAGGLGRARLPETLATMLLLSYGVAMALAPAPILRYTQAAAGQLLAPAALVEQLRATLPQGRRP from the coding sequence GTGAGCCAGCTCCCGATCCTGCCGATCCTGCTGCCGCTGCTCGGCGGCGCGCTGTCGCTGTTCGTGGAGCACCGCCGCGTCGGCACCGTGGTGCAGCGTTCGGTGGGCTGGATCTCGATGCTGGCGACCTTCGCCGCCGCGGTGATGCTGGTGGCACGCGCGGGCAACGGCGAGGTCATGGTGTACCTGGTCGGCGACTGGCCCGCGCGGATCGGGATCGCGCTGGTGGTGGACCGCCTGGCGGCGCTGATGGTGCTCGCCACCTCGCTGCTGGCCGCCGCCTGCCTGCTGCACGCCTGCTCCGGATGGGACCGTCGCGCACCGCATTTCCATGCGCTGTTCCAGTTCCAGCTGGTGGGCCTCAACGGGGCGTTCCTGACCGGCGACATCTTCAACCTGTTCGTGTTCTTCGAGGTGATGCTGATCGCGTCCTACGGGCTGCTGCTGTCAGGCGGCCGCGGGGTGCGCATGAGCGCGGGCCTGCACTACGTGGTCTTCAACGTGGCATCGGCCACCCTGTTCCTGATCGCGCTTGGCCTGGTGTACGGCCTGTTCGGCACGCTGAACATGGCCGAGCTCGCGGTGCGCGTGGCCGAGCTGCCGGCGCGCGACCTGCCGCTCGCCAAGGCCACGCTGGGCCTGCTGCTGGTGGTGTTCTGCGCCAAGGCCGCGCTGCTGCCGCTTTACCTGTGGCTTCCGGAAACCTACACCCGTGCGCCCGCGGCGGTGGCCGCGCTGTTCGTCATCATGACCAAGGTGGGCATCTACGCGGTGCTGCGCGTCGGCTCGCTCCTGCTCGGCGAACCCGCGGGTGCGCTCGCCGGCTACGGCTGGGGCTGGATGCTGCCGGCGGCCATCGCCGGACTGGTGCTGAGCGCGCTGGGCGTGATGGCGGCGACGCGTCTGCGGGTGCTGGTGGTGTACCTGGTGCTGGTGTCGGCGACCACGCTGTTCATCGCCTTCGGGCTGCGCGAGCCGGGCACGATCGCCGCCGGGCTGTACTACCTGGTGCACAGCAGCTTCGTGGCCGCGGCGTTGTTCCTGATCGCGGACCTGGTGCGCCGCGGGCGCGGTGACGCCGGCGACGCCCTGCGCGCGTTCGCACCCGCGCCGGGGGTGCGCACCATGGCTGGCGTGATGTTCCTCGTCGCCGGCGTGTCGATCGCCGGCCTGCCGCCGCTGTCCGGATTCATCGGCAAGACCCTGCTGCTGCAGGCGGTGCCCGACGCCGCGGTGCGATGGGCCTGGCCCGTGATCCTCGGCAGCAGCATGCTGGTGGTGGTGGGCATGACCCGCGCCGGCACGCGGATTTTCTGGAAACCGGCGCCGATCGCCGCGGCGGCCGCCGAACATGCCGCCAGCGCGGGCGGGCTGGGGCGCGCGCGCCTGCCGGAAACGCTGGCCACGATGCTGCTGCTGTCCTACGGCGTGGCGATGGCGCTGGCACCCGCCCCCATCCTCCGCTACACCCAGGCCGCCGCCGGCCAGCTGCTGGCGCCGGCCGCGCTCGTCGAACAGCTGCGCGCCACGTTGCCGCAGGGGAGGCGGCCATGA
- a CDS encoding Na+/H+ antiporter subunit C, which yields MEFAIASGIGVLVSVGVYLMLRARSFDVILGLTMLSYATNLLIFSSGRLVVGKPPVLRQGVDATLANYTDPLPQALVLTAIVISFAMTAVMIVLAMRSRADNDSDHVDAGDMIDRPGKDA from the coding sequence ATGGAATTCGCGATTGCCAGCGGAATCGGCGTGCTGGTGTCCGTGGGCGTGTACCTGATGCTGCGCGCGCGCTCGTTCGACGTGATCCTCGGCCTGACCATGCTGTCGTACGCCACCAACCTGCTGATCTTCTCCAGCGGTCGCCTGGTGGTGGGCAAGCCGCCGGTGCTGCGCCAGGGCGTCGACGCCACGCTGGCCAATTACACCGACCCGCTGCCGCAGGCGCTGGTGCTGACCGCCATCGTGATCTCGTTCGCCATGACCGCGGTGATGATCGTGCTGGCGATGCGCAGCCGCGCCGACAACGACAGCGACCACGTCGACGCCGGCGACATGATCGACCGCCCGGGGAAGGACGCGTGA
- a CDS encoding DMT family transporter translates to MSPRDLVLILVICMAWAGNFLFSAYALLEMPAFLYTALRMGIVALVLLPFLKPVPRAQWPRFLAVALCMNVLHFGLSFWALRLAGELSAVAIVMQSYVPMSALLAWAVLGERFAWRTGTAIAVSFIGVLVIGFDPSIVEKPAAIVAMLVSAGFLALGTVLMRRLGGIGMLTQQGWSALIAVLPLLAISLLLEPGGVAALAAFSPRAWIGVTYSALVASLLGHGVYFLLLQRHPVAQLTPWLMLTPLLAVLLGIVFWGDRPGPQLWIGGALVLGGVVAIALRAMATARPLPPAREI, encoded by the coding sequence ATGTCTCCTCGCGACCTCGTCCTGATCCTCGTCATCTGCATGGCGTGGGCGGGCAATTTCCTGTTCTCGGCGTATGCCCTGCTCGAGATGCCGGCATTCCTGTACACCGCGCTGCGCATGGGCATCGTGGCGCTGGTGCTGCTGCCGTTCCTCAAACCCGTGCCGCGCGCGCAGTGGCCGCGTTTCCTGGCCGTGGCGCTGTGCATGAACGTGCTGCACTTCGGGCTGAGCTTCTGGGCGCTGCGCCTGGCCGGCGAGCTGTCCGCGGTGGCGATCGTGATGCAGAGCTACGTTCCGATGTCGGCGCTGCTGGCCTGGGCGGTGCTGGGCGAGCGCTTCGCCTGGCGCACCGGCACCGCGATCGCGGTGAGCTTCATCGGCGTGCTGGTGATCGGCTTCGATCCCTCGATCGTCGAAAAGCCGGCCGCGATCGTGGCGATGCTGGTGTCGGCGGGCTTCCTGGCGCTGGGCACGGTGCTGATGCGGCGCCTCGGCGGCATCGGCATGCTGACCCAGCAGGGCTGGAGCGCGCTGATCGCGGTGCTGCCGTTGCTTGCAATCAGCCTGCTGCTCGAACCCGGTGGCGTGGCGGCGCTGGCCGCGTTCTCGCCGCGTGCGTGGATCGGGGTGACGTACTCGGCGCTGGTGGCCTCGCTGCTCGGCCACGGCGTGTACTTCCTGCTGCTGCAGCGCCATCCGGTGGCGCAGCTCACGCCGTGGCTGATGCTGACGCCGTTGCTGGCGGTGCTGCTGGGCATCGTGTTCTGGGGCGACCGGCCCGGCCCGCAGCTGTGGATCGGCGGTGCGCTGGTGCTGGGCGGCGTGGTCGCGATCGCGCTGCGCGCGATGGCCACCGCGCGGCCGCTGCCACCGGCACGCGAGATCTGA
- the hppD gene encoding 4-hydroxyphenylpyruvate dioxygenase, which yields MSAQTTSASTTPNLGMEVTTFENPMGIDGFEFVEFAAPEGQGALLHDYFRKMGFSPVLRHPTRKITVYRQGGVNFLVNEDPDSFAADFARAHGPCAAGFAIRFRQPAGEVYAKVLANGGEAIDHKESTKAVDAPVVKGIGDCMLYLVDRYGDAGSMYDGFVPVEGADANPTGFGLTFIDHLTHNLYFGNMQKWSDYYEKLFNFREIRYFDIKGAKTGLVSKAMTAPDGIVRIPLNESNDPKSQINEYLDAYKGEGIQHIACFTDDIYSTVEKMRDQGVEFLDTPESYFEVIDQRIPDHGEDVARLARNRILIDADPETKQRKLLQIFTLNCFGPIFFEIIQRKGNEGFGEGNFQALFESIERDQIKRGVL from the coding sequence ATGAGCGCCCAGACCACGTCCGCCAGCACCACGCCCAACCTCGGCATGGAGGTCACCACCTTCGAGAACCCGATGGGCATCGACGGCTTCGAGTTCGTCGAGTTCGCCGCCCCGGAAGGGCAGGGCGCGCTGCTGCACGACTATTTCCGCAAGATGGGCTTCAGCCCGGTGCTGCGCCACCCCACGCGCAAGATCACGGTGTACCGCCAGGGCGGGGTGAACTTCCTGGTCAACGAGGATCCCGATTCGTTCGCCGCCGACTTCGCGCGCGCGCACGGGCCGTGCGCTGCCGGCTTCGCGATCCGCTTCCGCCAGCCGGCCGGCGAGGTATACGCCAAGGTGCTGGCCAACGGCGGCGAGGCGATCGACCACAAGGAGTCCACCAAGGCGGTCGACGCGCCGGTGGTCAAGGGCATCGGCGACTGCATGCTGTACCTGGTGGACCGCTATGGCGACGCCGGCAGCATGTACGACGGCTTCGTGCCGGTCGAAGGTGCCGACGCCAACCCGACGGGCTTCGGGCTGACCTTCATCGACCACCTGACCCACAACCTCTACTTCGGCAACATGCAGAAGTGGTCGGACTACTACGAGAAGCTGTTCAACTTCCGCGAGATCCGCTACTTCGACATCAAGGGCGCCAAGACCGGCCTGGTGTCCAAGGCGATGACCGCGCCGGACGGCATCGTGCGCATCCCGCTCAACGAGTCCAACGACCCGAAGAGCCAGATCAACGAATACCTCGACGCCTACAAGGGCGAGGGCATCCAGCACATCGCCTGCTTCACCGACGACATCTACAGCACGGTGGAGAAGATGCGCGACCAGGGCGTTGAATTCCTCGATACGCCGGAGTCCTATTTCGAAGTCATCGACCAGCGCATCCCGGACCATGGCGAGGACGTGGCGCGCCTTGCGCGCAACCGCATCCTGATCGACGCCGACCCGGAGACCAAGCAGCGCAAGCTGCTGCAGATCTTCACCCTGAACTGCTTCGGCCCGATCTTCTTCGAGATCATCCAGCGCAAGGGCAACGAAGGCTTCGGCGAAGGCAACTTCCAGGCGCTGTTCGAGAGCATCGAGCGCGACCAGATCAAGCGCGGGGTGCTCTAG
- a CDS encoding Na+/H+ antiporter subunit G: protein MSVFWELLLVALLLVGSFFILMGGISLVRLSEFFKRLHGPTKASTLGVGCVLAASVGYHLFIGSDPQPRELLIAAFLFITAPISAHLMSKAALSLRMDERPQLPGKSDEDTHVPPRPDGGDDEAI, encoded by the coding sequence ATGAGCGTCTTCTGGGAACTGCTGCTGGTCGCGCTGCTGCTGGTCGGCAGCTTCTTCATCCTGATGGGCGGCATCAGCCTGGTGCGCTTGTCGGAGTTCTTCAAGCGCCTGCACGGGCCCACCAAGGCCAGCACCCTCGGCGTCGGCTGCGTGCTCGCCGCCTCGGTCGGCTACCACCTGTTCATCGGCAGCGACCCGCAGCCGCGCGAACTGCTCATCGCCGCATTCCTGTTCATCACCGCGCCGATCAGCGCCCACCTGATGTCCAAGGCCGCGCTCTCGCTGCGCATGGACGAGCGCCCGCAGCTTCCCGGCAAGTCGGACGAGGACACCCACGTGCCGCCACGCCCCGACGGCGGCGACGACGAAGCGATCTGA
- a CDS encoding nucleoside-diphosphate sugar epimerase → MESGAHAGARALLFGGSGQIGAALLPRLLAAGWRVDALSRSPQAAGAGVRWLRGGFDAMPALEACYDVVLGCGPLDHFARWFEDARIDTSRLVAFGSTSLAVKQDSTDAAERALASRLALAEARLFATAAARGTAATLLRPTLVYGAGRDLSLSRIAALARRRGWFPLPRGAHGLRQPVHVDDLAATAMWAIAAGPASHGRGYDLPGGETLAYRDMVARVLAALRPPARLVELPAPVFAALVATARAAGRLQGFSAAAQERLRHDLVFDARPARDDLGHAPRPFRPDAAMFEPR, encoded by the coding sequence ATGGAATCCGGAGCCCACGCAGGTGCGCGCGCGCTGCTGTTCGGCGGCAGCGGCCAGATCGGTGCGGCGCTGCTGCCGCGGCTGCTGGCGGCCGGCTGGCGCGTGGATGCGCTGTCGCGGTCGCCGCAGGCCGCGGGCGCCGGCGTGCGCTGGCTGCGCGGTGGTTTCGACGCCATGCCCGCGCTCGAGGCGTGCTACGACGTGGTGCTCGGTTGCGGCCCCCTCGACCACTTCGCGCGCTGGTTCGAAGACGCGCGCATCGACACATCGCGGCTGGTCGCATTCGGCTCCACCAGCCTCGCGGTGAAACAGGATTCGACCGACGCCGCCGAGCGCGCACTCGCGTCGCGCCTGGCGCTTGCCGAAGCCCGCCTGTTCGCCACCGCCGCGGCGCGCGGCACGGCGGCCACGCTGCTGCGCCCGACGCTGGTGTACGGCGCGGGGCGCGACCTCAGCCTCTCGCGGATCGCCGCGCTGGCGCGGCGGCGCGGCTGGTTCCCGCTGCCGCGCGGTGCGCACGGGCTGCGCCAGCCGGTACACGTGGACGATCTCGCGGCCACCGCGATGTGGGCCATCGCGGCCGGGCCGGCCAGTCATGGCCGCGGCTATGACCTCCCCGGGGGTGAAACCCTGGCCTATCGCGACATGGTGGCGCGCGTGCTTGCCGCACTGCGACCGCCGGCGCGGCTGGTCGAGCTGCCCGCGCCGGTCTTCGCCGCGCTCGTGGCGACGGCGCGCGCGGCGGGGCGCCTGCAGGGCTTCAGCGCGGCGGCCCAGGAACGCCTGCGCCACGACCTGGTGTTCGATGCCCGCCCCGCACGGGATGATCTGGGCCACGCGCCGCGCCCGTTCCGGCCGGACGCGGCGATGTTCGAGCCGCGCTGA
- the hmgA gene encoding homogentisate 1,2-dioxygenase — MSGFGNEFATEALAGALPVGRNSPQKVAFGLYAEQLTGTAFTAPRHANRRSWLYRIRPAAMHGSFEPYAQPRFHDDFGHGPVTPDQLRWDPLPMPAEGSAVDFVDGLFTMAGNGGSWAGTGVGIHLYAANAPMRGRWFYSADGELLVVPQQGRLRIATELGVLDVEPQEIAVIPRGVRFAVELPDGAARGYVCENFGALLRLPDLGPIGSNGLANPRDFLAPVAAYEVAEGDFELVAKFQGHLWRAPIGHSPLDVVAWHGNYAPYKYDLRRFNAIGSISFDHPDPSIFLVLHSPSDTPGTSNLDFAIFPPRWLVQQDTFRPPWFHRNVASEFMGLVHGAYDAKAEGFAPGGCSLHNCMTGHGPDAATFAKASAADLSKPDVITDTMAFMFETRAVIRPAQQALDAAHRQHGYQACWAGLEKHFAMA; from the coding sequence ATGTCGGGATTTGGCAACGAGTTCGCGACCGAGGCGTTGGCCGGTGCGCTGCCGGTGGGCCGCAACTCGCCGCAGAAGGTTGCGTTCGGGCTGTACGCCGAGCAGTTGACGGGTACGGCGTTCACCGCGCCGCGGCACGCCAACCGGCGCAGCTGGCTGTACCGGATCCGCCCGGCGGCGATGCACGGCAGTTTCGAGCCCTACGCGCAGCCGCGCTTCCACGATGATTTCGGGCACGGGCCGGTGACGCCCGACCAGCTGCGCTGGGACCCTCTACCGATGCCGGCGGAGGGCAGTGCGGTCGACTTCGTCGACGGGCTGTTCACCATGGCCGGAAACGGTGGTTCCTGGGCCGGCACCGGGGTGGGCATCCATCTGTACGCGGCCAATGCGCCGATGCGCGGCCGCTGGTTCTACAGCGCCGACGGCGAACTGTTGGTCGTGCCGCAGCAGGGCCGCCTGCGCATCGCCACGGAACTGGGCGTGCTCGATGTCGAGCCGCAGGAGATCGCGGTGATCCCGCGCGGCGTGCGCTTTGCCGTCGAGCTGCCGGACGGTGCCGCGCGCGGCTATGTCTGCGAGAACTTCGGCGCGCTGCTGCGCCTGCCCGACCTCGGCCCGATCGGGTCCAACGGCCTGGCCAACCCGCGTGATTTCCTCGCCCCGGTGGCGGCGTATGAAGTGGCCGAAGGCGACTTCGAACTCGTCGCCAAGTTCCAGGGCCACCTGTGGCGCGCGCCGATCGGCCATTCGCCGCTCGACGTGGTCGCCTGGCACGGCAACTACGCGCCGTACAAATACGACCTGCGCCGCTTCAACGCCATCGGTTCGATCAGTTTCGACCACCCGGATCCGTCGATCTTCCTGGTGCTGCATTCGCCCAGCGACACGCCCGGCACCAGCAACCTCGACTTCGCGATCTTCCCGCCGCGCTGGCTGGTGCAGCAGGACACGTTCCGCCCGCCGTGGTTCCACCGCAACGTGGCCAGCGAGTTCATGGGCCTGGTGCATGGCGCATACGACGCCAAGGCCGAGGGCTTCGCGCCCGGGGGGTGTTCGCTGCACAACTGCATGACCGGACACGGCCCGGATGCGGCGACGTTCGCCAAGGCATCCGCGGCGGACCTGTCGAAGCCGGACGTGATCACCGACACGATGGCCTTCATGTTCGAGACGCGTGCGGTGATCCGTCCTGCACAGCAGGCACTCGATGCCGCCCATCGCCAGCATGGCTACCAGGCCTGCTGGGCCGGGCTGGAGAAGCACTTCGCGATGGCCTGA
- a CDS encoding lectin — protein MRRAAPLIAILSLALSACSGERSPSTPDVTAAPGADAAPVAAVEGPRAIPDAGDARMNGYGALDLGLTAAEASAEWTGGALQGKPDPRDPAACFHMSPAGQSTPAQLAFMFENDLLVRYSAESPDIAAPGGGKVGMDEAALQALYGGTLETMPHKYVQGGKVLKSAEDGGGLPSKLVFELDAGGKVTSWRVGMVPQVDYVEGCS, from the coding sequence ATGCGTCGTGCCGCCCCGTTGATCGCCATCCTCAGCCTTGCCCTGTCCGCCTGCAGCGGGGAGCGTTCGCCGTCCACGCCCGATGTGACGGCCGCGCCCGGCGCCGACGCCGCGCCCGTGGCGGCGGTCGAAGGTCCGCGTGCGATCCCCGACGCCGGCGACGCGCGCATGAACGGCTATGGCGCGCTCGACCTTGGCCTGACCGCGGCGGAGGCGAGCGCGGAATGGACCGGTGGTGCACTGCAAGGCAAGCCCGACCCGCGTGACCCCGCGGCCTGCTTCCACATGAGCCCGGCGGGGCAATCCACACCGGCACAGCTCGCCTTCATGTTCGAGAACGACCTGCTGGTGCGGTACAGCGCCGAGTCGCCCGACATCGCCGCGCCCGGTGGCGGCAAGGTGGGCATGGACGAGGCCGCGCTCCAGGCGCTCTACGGCGGCACGCTGGAAACCATGCCGCACAAGTACGTGCAGGGGGGCAAGGTGCTGAAGTCCGCCGAGGACGGAGGCGGGCTGCCGTCGAAGCTGGTGTTCGAACTCGACGCCGGCGGCAAGGTCACCTCGTGGCGCGTCGGCATGGTGCCGCAGGTCGACTACGTCGAAGGTTGCAGCTGA
- a CDS encoding monovalent cation/H+ antiporter subunit A has translation MLELMLALPFLLALALAILRDAPARACAWLAGLAPLLGLVILAWMTPAVMAGDIPRAMHDWLPQAGLALSLRLDGLAWMFALMVLGIGGLVVMYAHYYLGPQEKTRRFFCFLLLFMGAMLGMVLSGNLLLTVVFWELTSISSFLLIGFWYHRDDAREGARMALTITAAGGLALLGGVVLIGRVVGSYELDAVLASGDAIRAHELYPWILGLVLAAVFTKSAQFPFHFWLPHAMAAPTPVSAYLHSATMVKAGVFLLARLHPSLAGTDLFFYVVSGIGALTLLIGAWNAIFQHDMKGVLAYSTISHLGLITLLLGLSTPMAVVAALFHILNHATFKASLFMAAGIIDHETGTRDMRRLGGLWRLMPYTSALAIIASLAMAGIPLLNGFLSKEMFFAQALEIGGDGAMRTFITVAAFLFATFGVAYSLRFVHDTFLGNGPRGVSHDIQEPPAFMRVPVAVLVVACVAVGVAPQWTIGPLLATAARGVLGDAVPAYSLSVWHGVNMPLLMSLGGVACGVVLYLGLRKVLDLHAIVQRSQGRRLFHLNIEALFRLARRFTHTIANGSMQRSLLWLVLVAIAAGAAPFVAGWGEPREALVYESRPMVRLAWVLWLMLVGCALATLALYRQRLLAVVVMGGCGLAVSMTFVALSAPDLALTQLLVELVTVALLLLGLHYLPKDSPPTRSLPRRVRDGLVAVVAGAGTAGLAWAMMVRPPSNGVAAELTARALPEAWGSNIVNVILVDFRGFDTFGEITVFGIAGLVVHALLRRARMAPEKIMPGPPVKLPVPADLAQMMFPLTLVVSIFLFLRGHNAPGGGFIAGLTLAVPLLIQYVIQGAESVESRFGFDYIRAIGIGLMVALAAGAGSMVFGLPFLASGHYDLELPLLGVIPLASAAAFDVGVYLVVFGSTMLILSMMGTLKPSKTMVAHRGTIDPATRSAVTGEAN, from the coding sequence ATGCTGGAATTGATGCTGGCCCTGCCGTTCCTGCTCGCGCTGGCGCTCGCGATCCTTCGCGACGCGCCGGCCCGCGCGTGTGCATGGCTGGCTGGCCTCGCGCCCCTGCTGGGCCTGGTGATCCTGGCCTGGATGACCCCGGCGGTGATGGCGGGCGACATCCCGCGCGCGATGCATGACTGGCTGCCGCAGGCGGGCCTGGCATTGAGCCTGCGCCTGGACGGCCTGGCCTGGATGTTCGCACTGATGGTGCTGGGCATCGGCGGCCTGGTCGTGATGTATGCGCACTACTACCTCGGGCCGCAGGAGAAGACCCGGCGTTTCTTCTGCTTCCTGCTGCTGTTCATGGGCGCGATGCTGGGCATGGTGCTGTCCGGCAACCTGCTGCTCACGGTGGTGTTCTGGGAGCTGACCTCGATCAGCTCGTTCCTGCTGATCGGCTTCTGGTACCACCGCGACGACGCCCGCGAAGGCGCGCGCATGGCGCTGACCATCACCGCGGCCGGCGGCCTGGCGCTGCTGGGCGGCGTGGTGCTGATCGGCCGCGTGGTGGGCAGCTACGAGCTGGACGCCGTGCTCGCGTCGGGCGATGCGATCCGTGCCCATGAGCTCTATCCGTGGATCCTGGGCCTGGTGCTGGCCGCGGTGTTCACCAAGAGCGCGCAGTTCCCGTTCCACTTCTGGCTGCCGCACGCGATGGCCGCGCCGACCCCGGTGTCCGCCTACCTGCACTCGGCGACCATGGTGAAGGCCGGCGTGTTCCTGCTCGCACGGCTGCATCCCTCGCTCGCCGGTACCGACCTGTTCTTCTACGTGGTGTCCGGCATCGGTGCGCTGACGCTGCTGATCGGTGCGTGGAACGCCATCTTCCAGCACGACATGAAGGGCGTGCTGGCGTACTCCACGATCTCGCACCTCGGCCTGATCACCCTGCTGCTCGGCCTGTCGACGCCGATGGCGGTGGTGGCGGCGCTGTTCCACATCCTCAACCACGCCACGTTCAAGGCGTCGCTGTTCATGGCCGCGGGCATCATCGACCACGAGACCGGCACCCGTGACATGCGCCGGCTGGGCGGGCTGTGGCGGCTCATGCCCTACACCAGCGCGCTGGCGATCATCGCGTCGCTGGCGATGGCCGGCATTCCGCTGCTCAACGGTTTCCTGTCCAAGGAAATGTTCTTCGCCCAGGCGCTGGAGATCGGTGGCGACGGTGCGATGCGCACGTTCATCACCGTGGCCGCGTTCCTGTTCGCCACCTTCGGCGTCGCCTACAGCCTGCGCTTCGTGCATGACACCTTCCTCGGCAACGGGCCGCGGGGCGTGTCGCACGACATCCAGGAGCCTCCGGCCTTCATGCGCGTCCCGGTCGCGGTGCTGGTGGTGGCCTGCGTGGCGGTGGGCGTGGCGCCGCAGTGGACCATCGGCCCGCTGCTGGCCACCGCTGCGCGGGGCGTGCTCGGCGACGCGGTCCCCGCGTACAGCCTGTCGGTGTGGCACGGCGTCAACATGCCGCTGCTGATGAGCCTTGGCGGCGTGGCCTGCGGTGTCGTGCTGTACCTGGGACTGCGCAAGGTGCTCGACCTGCACGCCATCGTGCAGCGTTCGCAGGGGCGGCGGCTGTTCCACCTCAACATCGAGGCACTGTTCCGCCTGGCGCGGCGTTTCACCCACACCATCGCCAACGGCAGCATGCAGCGCAGCCTGCTGTGGCTGGTGCTGGTGGCGATCGCCGCGGGCGCCGCGCCGTTCGTCGCCGGCTGGGGCGAACCGCGCGAAGCGCTGGTGTACGAGTCGCGACCGATGGTGCGCCTGGCCTGGGTGCTGTGGCTGATGCTGGTCGGGTGCGCGCTGGCCACCCTGGCCCTGTACCGCCAGCGCCTGCTCGCGGTGGTGGTGATGGGTGGCTGCGGGCTGGCGGTGAGCATGACCTTCGTGGCGCTGTCCGCGCCCGACCTGGCCCTCACCCAACTGCTGGTTGAACTGGTGACGGTCGCGCTCCTGCTGCTGGGCCTGCATTACCTCCCCAAGGATTCGCCGCCGACGCGATCGCTGCCGCGCCGCGTGCGCGACGGCCTGGTGGCGGTGGTGGCGGGCGCGGGCACCGCCGGCCTGGCCTGGGCCATGATGGTGCGGCCGCCTTCCAACGGCGTCGCCGCTGAGCTCACCGCGCGCGCGTTGCCCGAGGCCTGGGGCAGCAACATCGTCAACGTGATCCTGGTCGACTTCCGCGGCTTCGACACCTTCGGCGAGATCACCGTGTTCGGCATCGCCGGCCTGGTGGTGCATGCGCTGCTCAGGCGCGCGCGGATGGCGCCGGAAAAGATCATGCCCGGCCCGCCGGTCAAGCTGCCGGTGCCGGCCGACCTGGCGCAGATGATGTTCCCGCTGACGCTGGTGGTGTCGATCTTCCTGTTCCTGCGCGGCCACAACGCGCCCGGCGGCGGCTTCATCGCCGGCCTGACGCTGGCGGTGCCATTGCTCATCCAGTACGTGATCCAGGGTGCCGAGTCGGTGGAGTCACGCTTCGGCTTCGACTACATCCGCGCCATCGGCATCGGGCTGATGGTGGCGCTGGCCGCGGGCGCGGGCTCCATGGTGTTCGGGCTGCCGTTCCTCGCCAGCGGGCACTACGACCTCGAACTGCCGCTGCTGGGCGTCATCCCGCTGGCGAGCGCGGCGGCGTTCGATGTCGGCGTGTACCTGGTGGTGTTCGGCAGCACGATGCTGATCCTGTCGATGATGGGCACGCTGAAGCCATCCAAGACCATGGTCGCGCACCGCGGCACCATCGATCCGGCCACGCGCTCGGCCGTCACCGGGGAGGCCAACTGA
- a CDS encoding K+/H+ antiporter subunit F produces MYAVGASMLLALWRLLRGPTLPDRILALDTLNVTAIAELMLLGMYLKSAVYFEAALIIAMLGFVSTVVLSKYVIRRDIVE; encoded by the coding sequence ATGTACGCGGTCGGCGCCTCGATGCTGCTCGCGCTGTGGCGCCTGCTGCGCGGGCCCACCCTTCCCGACCGCATCCTCGCGCTCGACACCCTCAACGTCACCGCCATCGCCGAACTGATGCTGCTGGGCATGTACCTGAAGTCCGCGGTGTACTTCGAGGCCGCGCTGATCATCGCGATGCTCGGCTTCGTGAGTACCGTGGTGCTGTCCAAGTACGTGATCCGCCGGGACATCGTCGAATGA
- a CDS encoding Na+/H+ antiporter subunit E, with translation MNRRRWLPSMPLSLGIVAFWMLMVSEFDLAQFVLALLLGLVVPLFATRLDREFARIGSVRPLPRLMAVLLWDIVLSNLRVARQVLGAERNIHPGFIWYPLELDNIHGITALACCITMTPGTVTAALSDDRRYLLVHVLDLDDEAQVVADIKRRYECPLMEIFP, from the coding sequence ATGAACCGCCGCCGCTGGCTTCCGTCCATGCCGTTGTCGCTCGGCATCGTCGCGTTCTGGATGCTCATGGTGTCCGAGTTCGACCTCGCCCAGTTCGTGCTGGCCCTGCTGCTGGGGCTGGTGGTCCCGCTGTTCGCCACCCGCCTGGACCGCGAGTTCGCGCGCATCGGCAGCGTCCGGCCGCTGCCGCGACTGATGGCCGTGCTGCTGTGGGACATCGTGCTGAGCAACCTGCGCGTGGCGCGCCAGGTCCTGGGGGCCGAGCGGAACATCCACCCCGGGTTCATCTGGTATCCACTGGAACTGGACAATATCCACGGCATCACCGCCCTGGCCTGCTGCATCACGATGACACCCGGAACGGTGACCGCGGCCCTGTCCGATGACCGCCGCTATCTGCTCGTGCACGTGCTCGACCTCGACGACGAGGCGCAGGTGGTGGCCGACATCAAGCGCCGCTACGAATGCCCGCTGATGGAGATCTTCCCTTGA